The bacterium genomic interval GTATGCTAATTTTCGCTTCCTCGCGCGTTAGCGCCCAGGAGGAGTTCGTCATGTACGCAGTGATCGAAACAGGTGGAAAGCAGTATCGGGTCGAGCCCGGGGATGTACTCGACGTCGAACGTCGCGACTTGCCGGAAGAGTCGAGCGAACTGCGTTTCGACCGGGTGCTGATGGTGCGAGGTGACAAGGACGTGCAGCTGGGCACGCCCCTGGTCGAGGGGGCTTCGGTGACGGCGACGTTGGTCGACGAAGTCCGCGCCCCCAAGATCATGGTATTCAAGTTCAAGCGACGCAAGGGGTACCGGCGTCTGATCGGGCATCGGCAAGATCTGATGCGAGTTCGAATTGATAAGATCGAAGCCTAGTAGGCTTATTGGAGTTCGCTCATGGCACACAAAAAAGGACAAGGCTCCAGCCGCAACGGCCGCGATTCCAATCCGCAGAACCTGGGCGTCAAGCGCTACGGGGGCCAGAAGGTGACCGGTGGAACGATCATCGTGCGCCAGCGGGGCACCAAGATCTTTCCGGGCGTCAACGTCGGACGTGGCAAGGACGACACCTTGTTCGCGAAGACCGACGGTGTCGTCGAGTTCAAGCGCCGAGGCCGTTCGCGCCGCGTGGTCAACATCACGCCCGCCGCGGACTAGAACGGGCCACACCGGGTGAGCGCCTAGCGCTTATGCGGCCGTTGTGAATTTCATCGACGAAGCCGACCTTCACGTGTGTGGAGGTCGAGGCGGAAACGGCTGCATGGCCTTTCGCCGCGAGAAGTCCGTTCCCAAGGGAGGTCCGTCAGGTGGCGATGGCGGTCGGGGCGGCTCTGTGCTGCTGGTCGGCGATTCGGGCATGAACACTCTCTATCCGCTCCGGCACCAGAGGCTATACGCGGCCAAGAGGGGCCAGCACGGAGAAGGCTCGAACAAGACCGGCCGCTCAGCCGAGGACTTGCGAATCAAGGTGCCGTTGGGAACCCAAGTCTTGGATGCCGGTGGATCTCTGCTGGGCGAGGTTCTGAGGCATGGTGAGGAGCTGTGCGTCGCCAAGGGCGGAGACGGCGGCCGGGGCAACGCGCGTTTCGCGACGTCCACCAACCGCGCGCCGCGGCGTAGCGAGCCCGGCTACGAAGGCGAGGAGCGCGACATCCACCTACAGCTCAAGCTGCTCGCCGACGTTGGCGTCATCGGCCTGCCCAACGCCGGCAAGTCGACGTTCATTCGCACGGTGTCGGCGGCTCGGCCCAAGGTGGCCGACTATCCGTTCACGACTCTGGTCCCCAATCTCGGCGTCGTTGACGGTGGTTACGACCGCCAGCCGTTCGTAATCGCGGATCTGCCCGGTTTGATCGAAGGCGCCGCCGACGGTGCCGGCTTGGGACATCGTTTCCTTCGCCACATCGAGCGCTGCAGGATCCTGCTGCATTTCGTGGATCTGTCAACGGGCGAAGCGAGCTCGGTGGCCGATCTGGAGGTTCTGGAAAAGGAGCTGGGCGCCTATGCCGCGGAGCTACTGGAGCGCCCGAGGTGGATCGTCGGGACCAAGCTCGACGCAGCCGTCGAGGAGCGTCGCGGTGAGCTGGCGGCCGCGGCGCAGGCTCGCAACTTGCCGTACTATGAGATCAGTTCGGCAGCCCGCTTGGGCACCGCCGAGCTGATCGGTGGCCTGGAGAGCGTGCTCGCGCGTCTGGACACATGAAACTCGGAATCTTCGGTGGTTCGTTCGACCCCATTCACTCAGGGCATGTGATCCCCGTGCGCAGGGCGGCCGAGGTTCTCGGCCTGGACCGGGTCTTCTACCTTCCCACCGCGCGTCCGCCTCACAAGCCCGGCCGCCAGTTCGCGCGCTCTCAGCGCCGCTTCGCGATGGTGGAGATGGCTCTGCTCGACGAGCCCGATTTCGAGGTCTCGGCCTGGGAGTTGACCCCGGGAGAGCGCGCTTACACCGTCGACACGGTCGAGCGCTTTCATCGTCGGGACCCGTCGGACGAGCTTCACCTCATCGTGGGAGCCGACTCGTTCAAACAGCTCCCGACTTGGCGCAGATGGCGCGACATCGTAAGGCTCTCGTCTCTCGCCGTTCTGACTCGTCCCGGCTGGGACTACCGATCGGTGGAGCAGAGTCTTCCCGAGGAGCTGAGAGACGTGGTGACCGCGGGTAGGGTTACGTTCGTCAGAAACCAGCCGGTCGAGATCTCGTCGACCGAGCTCCGCCATCTGTTCCGCACCGGCGCCGAACTGCCCGAAGGGGCCGTACCGGACCTGGTGGTAAAGTACATACGGAAGTACTCCCTTTATAGATGAGCCACGACGTCGCCGTTCGTTTGGATATCCCCGAAAAGCTCCGTGGCGTCGTCCGATCGGTTCTCGACCGCAAAGCCGTGGATTTGCGCGTTCTCCACATCGGCGACGTAAGTGACTTCACCGAGTTCTTCCTGATTTGCAGCGGTACCAGTGAACGCCAGGTTCAGGCGATCGCCGACGCCGTGGTCACCGGAGCCAAGGAAGCGGGAATCCGCCCGCTGGGGGTAGAGGGCTACAGCCACGGTAGTTGGATTCTGGTCGACTATGGAGACATGGTGATCCACATCTTCAGCTCGGACAATCGAAGCGTCTACGGGCTCGAAAAACTGTGGAGCGATGCCACCGACATCACCGACACCTTTCTGAGCGGTGACTGAGCTCCCGCCGGGCCTGGGTGTCTTAGCCCGATCTTCACCTTCGATCCGCGAGCTCTATCGCCAGGCCGACCGTGCCGCCAAGAGCCGGGCGCCGGTGCTGATTCTCGGCGAGCCGGGCACCGGGCGCTCGACGCTGGCTCGCGAAATCCACGCCGCGGGCGGGCGGGCCGCGGCGGTGCTGGTCGAGGTCGACGCGGCGGCGATACCGGCGAGCCTCTTCGAGAGCGAGTTCTTCGGCCACCAGGTCGGCGCGTTCACCGGCGCCGAGACGGCGTCCGAAGGTCGGGTCGGGAAAGCCAGCGGCGGTTCTCTGCTGCTCGATCACGTCGAGGACATTCCGCTTTCGGTCCAGGCCAAGCTGCTCCGGCTCTTGAGCGAAGGTCGCTACGTGCCGCTCGGTGGTCGCGAGCTAGAGGCCGATGTGCGCTTTTTTGCCATCGGCTCGCACGAGCTCTCAGAAAGAGTGGACAACGGCAGCTTCAGGGAGGATCTCTACTACCGTCTCGAGGTGGTGACCCTGGTCATCCCGCCGCTGCGCCAGCGTCTGGCAGATCTCGAGCCGCTGGTCGAGTTCTTCCTTGCCGATCTGTC includes:
- the rsfS gene encoding ribosome silencing factor, which gives rise to MSHDVAVRLDIPEKLRGVVRSVLDRKAVDLRVLHIGDVSDFTEFFLICSGTSERQVQAIADAVVTGAKEAGIRPLGVEGYSHGSWILVDYGDMVIHIFSSDNRSVYGLEKLWSDATDITDTFLSGD
- the rpmA gene encoding 50S ribosomal protein L27, with protein sequence MAHKKGQGSSRNGRDSNPQNLGVKRYGGQKVTGGTIIVRQRGTKIFPGVNVGRGKDDTLFAKTDGVVEFKRRGRSRRVVNITPAAD
- the obgE gene encoding GTPase ObgE gives rise to the protein MNFIDEADLHVCGGRGGNGCMAFRREKSVPKGGPSGGDGGRGGSVLLVGDSGMNTLYPLRHQRLYAAKRGQHGEGSNKTGRSAEDLRIKVPLGTQVLDAGGSLLGEVLRHGEELCVAKGGDGGRGNARFATSTNRAPRRSEPGYEGEERDIHLQLKLLADVGVIGLPNAGKSTFIRTVSAARPKVADYPFTTLVPNLGVVDGGYDRQPFVIADLPGLIEGAADGAGLGHRFLRHIERCRILLHFVDLSTGEASSVADLEVLEKELGAYAAELLERPRWIVGTKLDAAVEERRGELAAAAQARNLPYYEISSAARLGTAELIGGLESVLARLDT
- a CDS encoding sigma-54-dependent Fis family transcriptional regulator, with product MTELPPGLGVLARSSPSIRELYRQADRAAKSRAPVLILGEPGTGRSTLAREIHAAGGRAAAVLVEVDAAAIPASLFESEFFGHQVGAFTGAETASEGRVGKASGGSLLLDHVEDIPLSVQAKLLRLLSEGRYVPLGGRELEADVRFFAIGSHELSERVDNGSFREDLYYRLEVVTLVIPPLRQRLADLEPLVEFFLADLSERFDKGRLTLSGRARGWMSKYSWPGNLRELRNVLEREVVLAEVAAAGARLDPSPPLGSSEVPRSLTEVESEQIQRALAFTRGHQGRAAEVLGISRKALWEKRKRYGLP
- the rplU gene encoding 50S ribosomal protein L21 gives rise to the protein MYAVIETGGKQYRVEPGDVLDVERRDLPEESSELRFDRVLMVRGDKDVQLGTPLVEGASVTATLVDEVRAPKIMVFKFKRRKGYRRLIGHRQDLMRVRIDKIEA
- the nadD gene encoding nicotinate (nicotinamide) nucleotide adenylyltransferase; its protein translation is MKLGIFGGSFDPIHSGHVIPVRRAAEVLGLDRVFYLPTARPPHKPGRQFARSQRRFAMVEMALLDEPDFEVSAWELTPGERAYTVDTVERFHRRDPSDELHLIVGADSFKQLPTWRRWRDIVRLSSLAVLTRPGWDYRSVEQSLPEELRDVVTAGRVTFVRNQPVEISSTELRHLFRTGAELPEGAVPDLVVKYIRKYSLYR